One region of Edaphobacter bradus genomic DNA includes:
- a CDS encoding DUF3037 domain-containing protein: MPERIQCEFFLIRYVPDVVKGEFTNIGVLLREAGPSSGRDESAVVRFTRDWSRVRCMDADADIGLLEALEGEIAERLRHSATDGKPVMQVLEDTLSNSLQITEARAALAESIPAELEQLMKMYVEPLKVKAERRRTGRAAITAAMRNEFERAGVWGLMRKRIAASLYTRPGDPMKIDCGYRAELQRATAGGIIRMFQAVSLEGDVESAKGLAFSAPQLREGVQRVEDARLELTAVVEPLRSVSSAEDEAMERYRFGVEAMEQQEIRVVTVSDLARVAETARVELRV; this comes from the coding sequence TTGCCAGAGCGTATCCAATGCGAGTTCTTCCTCATCCGCTATGTTCCGGATGTGGTGAAGGGCGAGTTCACCAACATCGGTGTGCTGCTGCGCGAGGCCGGTCCTTCGTCCGGCCGCGACGAGAGCGCGGTGGTGCGTTTCACCCGCGACTGGAGCCGCGTGCGCTGCATGGACGCCGACGCGGACATCGGGCTGCTCGAGGCTCTCGAGGGCGAAATTGCCGAGCGGTTGAGGCACAGCGCGACCGATGGAAAGCCGGTGATGCAGGTACTCGAAGACACGCTCTCGAACTCGCTCCAGATCACCGAGGCCCGCGCCGCGCTGGCCGAGAGCATCCCAGCCGAGCTTGAGCAACTGATGAAGATGTACGTCGAGCCCCTGAAGGTGAAGGCGGAGCGGCGGCGCACGGGCCGCGCTGCAATCACCGCTGCAATGCGCAATGAGTTCGAGCGTGCCGGAGTGTGGGGGCTGATGCGCAAGCGTATCGCGGCGTCGCTCTACACGCGGCCAGGAGATCCGATGAAGATCGACTGCGGGTACAGGGCTGAACTTCAAAGAGCAACCGCGGGTGGAATTATCCGGATGTTCCAGGCGGTCTCGCTCGAGGGCGACGTCGAATCCGCAAAGGGTCTGGCCTTCTCGGCTCCACAACTTCGCGAGGGAGTGCAGCGAGTCGAAGACGCGCGGCTTGAGCTGACGGCGGTCGTCGAGCCGCTGCGCAGCGTCTCCAGCGCAGAGGACGAGGCGATGGAGCGATACCGCTTCGGCGTCGAGGCTATGGAGCAGCAGGAGATTCGCGTGGTGACCGTGAGCGATCTCGCCAGAGTTGCAGAGACGGCCAGGGTGGAGCTGAGAGTCTGA
- a CDS encoding HipA domain-containing protein, translated as MAVLAVQAIRRMRGGAQSQLMLGADGRLWVVKFQNNPQHLRVLANEFIATRLAAAAGLTVPACDVIEVSEWLIANTPGMIVEQGRGVTQRYTAGLQFGSQFVGGLMPGQVVDYLPEQQLDEVRNLREFAGMLCIDKWTGNCNGRQAVFERRPRERKYRATFIDQGFCFNAGEWTFPDAPLRGVYQRNRVYAGVKGWESFEPWLSRIESMPPETLWQIAENVPPEWYGGDTSLIERLMEQMLMRRSRVRELVGAFRDSNRRPFPMWDTGARVIVPRQFADVGEVGKFVM; from the coding sequence TTGGCGGTACTGGCAGTGCAGGCGATTCGTCGGATGCGGGGTGGCGCGCAGAGCCAGCTGATGCTGGGGGCCGACGGCAGGCTTTGGGTGGTGAAGTTTCAGAACAACCCTCAGCACCTGCGCGTGCTGGCCAACGAGTTCATCGCAACACGGCTGGCCGCCGCCGCCGGGCTGACGGTTCCGGCCTGCGATGTCATCGAGGTGAGCGAGTGGCTCATCGCCAACACACCGGGCATGATCGTAGAGCAGGGACGCGGCGTGACGCAGCGTTACACCGCGGGACTGCAGTTTGGCTCGCAGTTTGTCGGCGGGCTGATGCCCGGCCAGGTCGTCGATTATCTGCCCGAGCAGCAGCTCGACGAGGTGCGCAACCTGCGCGAGTTCGCGGGGATGCTGTGCATCGACAAGTGGACGGGCAACTGCAACGGCCGCCAGGCTGTCTTCGAGCGCAGGCCGCGCGAGCGCAAGTACCGAGCGACGTTCATCGACCAGGGCTTCTGCTTCAACGCAGGCGAGTGGACCTTTCCTGACGCGCCGCTGCGTGGCGTCTACCAGCGCAACCGCGTCTACGCCGGCGTGAAGGGGTGGGAGAGCTTTGAGCCGTGGCTGAGTCGCATAGAGTCGATGCCGCCCGAGACGCTTTGGCAGATCGCCGAGAACGTTCCGCCAGAGTGGTACGGCGGCGACACTTCGCTGATCGAACGGCTGATGGAACAGATGCTGATGCGGCGCTCACGCGTGCGGGAGCTGGTTGGTGCGTTTCGGGACTCGAACCGGCGTCCGTTCCCGATGTGGGACACCGGAGCGAGGGTGATCGTGCCACGGCAGTTCGCCGATGTGGGCGAAGTCGGAAAGTTTGTAATGTAG
- a CDS encoding phage terminase large subunit family protein encodes MSSLKGQQTMEMETMQDTETGWDVARLVELGKQIEAEPERIIELAEEYLRVRDREGGLRPLKANAAQRAFEQERGQHNIVLKARQMGITTWVAARFFLKTITTPGVLSVQVAQTREAAEGIFRMVQRFWECLPEEMRKGPLRRSRANVGQMCFPGLDSEFRILSAGDEGAGRGLTIQYLHCSELSRWPGDAQETLAGLRAALAPHGELVMESTPNGACGCFYEEWGRAATNGTVRHFFPWWKESAYVSDAVTNFTAAESALMEAHGLTAQQIGFRRGLEANFRRLRAQEFAEDAESCFKASGECCFEVAAVERRLATAPEPTGEPRRNGALLTWFPPLPGREYIVAVDTAGGGSDGDYAAIQVIDRESGLQCAELQERLSLLELSRVAADLAREYKDAVIAVERNNHGSGVLAYLSSSEHYANVYESNGVTGWLTTAANKPGMVSLMGALLVESPEIFCSRRLLTECRTFITMPGGRMGAANGAHDDCLMAMAIAQAVRAETLCRKR; translated from the coding sequence ATGTCGAGCCTCAAAGGACAGCAAACGATGGAGATGGAGACGATGCAGGACACAGAGACTGGGTGGGATGTCGCGCGACTGGTGGAGTTGGGAAAACAGATCGAGGCCGAGCCGGAGAGGATCATCGAGCTCGCCGAGGAGTATCTACGCGTGCGCGACCGCGAAGGCGGGCTGCGGCCCCTCAAGGCCAACGCCGCGCAGCGGGCCTTCGAACAGGAGCGGGGGCAGCACAACATCGTGCTGAAGGCCCGGCAGATGGGAATCACGACGTGGGTGGCCGCAAGGTTCTTTCTGAAGACGATCACCACACCCGGCGTCCTGAGCGTGCAGGTGGCGCAGACTCGCGAGGCTGCCGAGGGAATCTTCCGCATGGTGCAGCGCTTCTGGGAGTGCCTGCCCGAGGAGATGCGCAAGGGGCCGCTGCGCCGGAGCCGCGCCAACGTCGGGCAGATGTGCTTCCCCGGACTCGACAGCGAGTTCCGCATCCTGAGCGCAGGCGACGAGGGTGCGGGTCGCGGCCTGACGATTCAGTACCTCCACTGCAGCGAGCTCAGCCGGTGGCCGGGCGACGCGCAGGAGACGCTGGCCGGGCTGCGTGCGGCGCTCGCTCCGCACGGCGAGCTGGTGATGGAGTCGACTCCGAACGGCGCGTGCGGGTGCTTTTATGAAGAATGGGGAAGGGCGGCCACGAACGGAACGGTGCGCCACTTCTTCCCCTGGTGGAAGGAAAGTGCATATGTATCCGATGCGGTCACAAATTTTACGGCAGCGGAGAGCGCCCTGATGGAGGCCCACGGCCTGACCGCGCAGCAGATCGGCTTCCGGCGCGGGCTTGAGGCGAACTTTCGCAGGCTGCGCGCGCAGGAGTTCGCCGAAGACGCGGAGAGCTGTTTCAAGGCGTCTGGCGAATGCTGCTTCGAGGTTGCTGCCGTGGAGCGGCGGCTGGCCACGGCTCCGGAGCCAACGGGCGAGCCCCGCCGCAACGGAGCGCTGCTGACATGGTTTCCTCCTCTGCCCGGCAGGGAGTACATCGTGGCCGTGGATACGGCAGGTGGCGGCTCCGACGGCGACTACGCAGCGATCCAGGTGATCGATCGGGAGAGCGGGCTGCAGTGCGCGGAGCTGCAGGAACGGCTCAGCCTCCTGGAGCTGTCGCGCGTCGCGGCAGATCTCGCGCGCGAATACAAAGACGCGGTGATCGCCGTGGAGCGCAACAACCACGGCTCGGGCGTGCTGGCGTATCTCAGCAGCTCGGAGCACTATGCGAACGTCTACGAGTCAAACGGAGTCACCGGCTGGCTGACGACGGCAGCGAACAAGCCCGGCATGGTGAGCCTCATGGGCGCGCTGCTGGTCGAGTCGCCGGAGATCTTCTGCAGTCGCCGGCTGCTCACCGAGTGCCGGACGTTCATCACGATGCCCGGAGGCCGCATGGGAGCCGCGAACGGAGCGCACGACGACTGCCTGATGGCAATGGCCATAGCCCAGGCTGTCCGAGCAGAGACGCTGTGCCGCAAGCGCTAG
- a CDS encoding GDSL-type esterase/lipase family protein gives MSWKRRGWTTLVGMLLAVHGLLMWLTVMAGAQIVTTQVTDTIYRADGTPATGTVLVSWPAFTNAVGESVPSGSTSVTIAAGGSLSVALAPNAGSTPMGSYYTAVYHLDDGTTSREFWVVPASQAPVHLSAIKSSVLPTSVAMQTVSKSYVDTAIAAAVAGRPLDQSNPYVLKAGDTMTGPLVLPGDPTAPLQAAGKQYVDTSIAGLTAGLAQKVSTTPQSTQTVAQPAGSSLQVNNLNGVEYASQYQNGRNNNGIANATQSTDCASGCEVKAEQSYSGNEGYNPTDWKSQTHVEDARQGQRRDSYLNPESVVAPGVEAGQVIDVTSTRSGAVVHQLTGTEDPASIGLQINHHVPGGGSNQFPQSIDNGNPPYFKSGYSALMVNGTYNSQGQHVLAPMETDCFGVGDCLIGSQFLFASGGFRDNADEGTHPFDLQVREDSRVFAGNCTTGCTTGSTAVTVTPSQNPGTQGDGRYLIDTNSAKVLTAGQLTGTGASGPNASAAFSGTTFPVSTFFTIAQAIPSQANDVAPGTVTVAIATTGVPSGFATNTAAAPAGSGVACIADPTVAANGVEGFETASYTVVDGTHLQLVLNKAHATQATVAIGGLCGYGLEQTVDTANGIRQVFPVIGSYSATGLYYAGGATAVIGKSNTTSAFQNLSLPIASLGRSGNTVTVTAAGFLPLDVSGLNLTVSGVADASYNGSFVVTTTGSNTLTYAQSGPNSTSTGGTLSLLTGGYALYPMAEVLSVMNPANKRVDGSMTLAPNTVAWAANDSVEEPHYYQQKVAPDLEFIGQTIPRPLSFQRAGLQYEGNNGPGLQGWTITNATPASSYFGNGGTHGPPDMAYEASGIWKRTMVAQAGEQSVFTIHCNSHGCGKWNSGYNLFELDSSVATDVIGFQPLTSTLTMSLRGTGYTFAPQGFTAGVINATTVNATTLNGAVGAAQLPVFQASGSGHAQGVVPDPGATAGTARYLREDGTWAVPPGSGSQLAMPAMLQAMPERAHLLGEYLLNEGTGTVADDTSGNNNNGTISGATWEGSADLSFTPGQYIQLPVALNQTNTWQFAIYSPPFGNSGSASQIPTDDSTSFGQNPSLLCGNDTAHTCLIASSFFGPVSHRFMAFNTDSTEASEPLPAGWHIVTLVNGQGGQKDHWYYDGAEVNGYAAQSSGAFTHPSSGNYQIGGSSQYTGSWFTGKIAAVWAWSTSLSSTEVQTAAQNAVSYVQSKGAAPAYRPIIHDAPLVIGGIDSRTAGLGVSAPWISNLSLADPTYTTLDLGFSGTTVFDHLAMFDLMYAPRINGRSGPTIDVFWGGVNDFSTTMTARQVANSLKGMVQKAKAAGARVIVATEISSHSTGNGDTMKNALNTIVRSEALTLWGADNVADLATVPQLGADGASNNATYFSSQLHPTDAGEVFVTSVMSDAVNELIGSTETSRHATAASSYQELAGDRFLDLTGTSAQSVSLPDCIGYSLPRQIVNLGTAAGTVAAINSETLTGSSTLAIGSRAIFVPVPGALSTGGCHWERTQ, from the coding sequence ATGAGTTGGAAGCGAAGAGGATGGACGACGCTGGTCGGAATGCTGCTGGCGGTTCACGGTTTGCTCATGTGGCTGACAGTCATGGCCGGCGCACAGATTGTGACCACCCAGGTTACAGATACGATCTACCGCGCAGACGGCACGCCCGCCACAGGAACCGTGCTGGTGAGCTGGCCCGCGTTTACCAATGCCGTAGGCGAGTCTGTGCCCAGCGGCAGCACGTCGGTGACGATCGCGGCCGGAGGCTCGCTGAGCGTCGCGCTGGCTCCGAATGCAGGTTCGACGCCGATGGGAAGCTACTATACAGCGGTGTACCACCTGGACGACGGGACGACGAGCCGCGAGTTCTGGGTTGTCCCCGCAAGCCAGGCGCCGGTGCACCTGAGCGCCATCAAAAGCTCCGTGCTGCCGACCTCCGTGGCAATGCAGACCGTGAGTAAGAGCTACGTGGATACGGCGATCGCCGCTGCCGTCGCAGGCCGCCCCCTAGACCAGAGCAATCCCTACGTTCTGAAAGCCGGCGACACGATGACAGGACCTCTCGTGCTGCCCGGTGATCCAACGGCTCCGCTGCAGGCTGCCGGGAAGCAGTATGTCGATACGAGCATCGCAGGGCTCACTGCAGGACTCGCGCAGAAGGTCTCGACTACGCCTCAGTCGACCCAGACCGTCGCTCAGCCGGCCGGGTCAAGCCTGCAGGTGAACAACCTGAACGGTGTGGAGTACGCAAGCCAGTATCAGAATGGCCGCAACAACAACGGCATCGCCAATGCCACGCAGAGCACCGACTGCGCCAGCGGCTGCGAGGTGAAGGCCGAGCAGAGCTACAGCGGGAACGAAGGCTACAATCCCACTGACTGGAAGAGCCAGACCCACGTCGAGGACGCGCGCCAGGGGCAACGCAGGGACAGCTATCTGAATCCCGAAAGCGTCGTCGCGCCGGGCGTCGAGGCAGGCCAGGTGATCGACGTGACCTCGACCCGCAGCGGCGCGGTAGTGCATCAGCTTACGGGGACTGAGGACCCAGCATCGATTGGTCTGCAGATTAACCATCACGTTCCGGGCGGCGGATCGAACCAGTTTCCGCAGAGCATCGACAACGGCAACCCGCCATACTTCAAGAGCGGATACAGCGCGTTGATGGTGAACGGCACCTACAACTCTCAGGGACAGCACGTGCTGGCTCCCATGGAGACGGACTGCTTCGGCGTGGGCGACTGCCTCATTGGATCGCAGTTCCTCTTCGCCTCGGGCGGCTTTCGCGATAACGCCGATGAGGGGACGCACCCCTTCGATCTGCAAGTCCGCGAGGACTCACGTGTCTTTGCGGGCAACTGCACGACGGGATGCACGACGGGCTCCACTGCTGTGACCGTGACGCCGAGCCAAAACCCAGGGACCCAGGGGGACGGGCGATACCTCATCGACACCAACTCGGCCAAGGTTCTCACTGCGGGCCAGTTGACGGGGACGGGCGCGTCAGGCCCGAATGCGTCGGCAGCGTTCAGCGGAACGACGTTTCCCGTGAGCACCTTCTTCACGATCGCTCAGGCGATCCCATCGCAGGCCAACGACGTCGCTCCCGGCACGGTGACGGTTGCGATTGCCACCACGGGCGTGCCCTCCGGCTTCGCTACGAACACTGCGGCGGCCCCTGCCGGCAGCGGTGTGGCCTGCATCGCCGACCCAACTGTGGCCGCGAACGGAGTCGAAGGCTTTGAGACCGCCAGCTACACCGTTGTGGATGGAACTCATCTGCAGCTGGTCCTCAACAAGGCGCACGCCACGCAGGCAACGGTGGCCATCGGCGGCCTGTGCGGTTATGGCCTCGAGCAGACGGTGGATACGGCCAACGGAATCCGGCAGGTCTTTCCCGTCATCGGCTCCTACTCGGCGACAGGCCTGTACTACGCGGGCGGCGCAACAGCGGTAATCGGAAAATCGAACACCACCTCTGCCTTCCAGAACCTCTCGCTGCCCATTGCCTCTCTCGGACGCAGCGGCAACACCGTGACCGTCACGGCGGCAGGCTTTCTGCCATTGGACGTCAGCGGGCTGAACCTGACGGTCTCCGGCGTTGCGGACGCAAGCTACAACGGAAGCTTCGTGGTGACGACGACGGGGTCCAACACCCTTACCTACGCGCAAAGCGGGCCTAACAGCACCAGCACCGGCGGAACCCTCTCGCTGCTGACCGGCGGGTATGCGCTCTATCCGATGGCCGAGGTCCTCAGCGTGATGAACCCGGCGAACAAGCGCGTGGATGGATCGATGACCCTCGCGCCGAACACTGTAGCCTGGGCCGCAAACGATTCCGTCGAGGAGCCGCACTACTACCAGCAGAAGGTCGCTCCCGATCTGGAGTTCATCGGGCAGACGATCCCACGGCCGCTGTCGTTCCAGCGGGCTGGCCTGCAGTACGAGGGTAACAACGGCCCGGGACTGCAAGGGTGGACGATCACCAACGCCACGCCGGCAAGCAGCTACTTCGGCAACGGAGGGACCCATGGCCCTCCCGACATGGCTTATGAGGCCAGCGGCATCTGGAAGCGCACCATGGTCGCGCAGGCGGGCGAGCAGAGCGTCTTCACCATTCACTGCAACTCGCACGGCTGCGGCAAGTGGAACTCCGGCTACAACCTCTTCGAGCTGGACTCGAGCGTGGCCACCGATGTCATCGGATTTCAGCCGTTGACCAGCACGCTGACGATGTCCCTGCGCGGGACCGGCTACACCTTCGCGCCGCAGGGCTTCACCGCCGGAGTCATCAACGCAACCACGGTGAACGCGACGACGCTGAATGGCGCGGTAGGCGCGGCGCAGCTTCCCGTCTTCCAGGCCTCTGGCAGCGGGCACGCGCAGGGAGTTGTTCCTGACCCCGGCGCCACCGCCGGCACGGCACGGTATCTTCGCGAGGATGGCACATGGGCCGTCCCGCCGGGATCCGGCTCGCAGTTAGCCATGCCGGCAATGCTGCAGGCGATGCCCGAGCGGGCGCACCTGCTGGGTGAGTACCTGCTCAACGAAGGCACAGGCACTGTTGCCGACGACACCAGCGGAAACAACAACAACGGAACGATCTCTGGTGCGACGTGGGAGGGTTCCGCTGACCTCAGCTTCACGCCGGGCCAGTACATTCAGCTGCCCGTCGCTCTCAACCAGACGAACACCTGGCAGTTTGCGATCTACTCGCCGCCGTTTGGCAACAGCGGCTCAGCCTCGCAGATTCCCACCGATGACTCGACGTCCTTCGGGCAGAACCCGTCGCTGCTCTGCGGAAACGACACAGCGCATACCTGCCTGATCGCCAGCAGCTTCTTCGGGCCCGTCTCGCACCGGTTCATGGCGTTCAACACAGACTCGACCGAGGCGAGCGAGCCGCTTCCGGCAGGCTGGCACATCGTGACCCTCGTCAACGGCCAGGGCGGCCAGAAGGACCACTGGTACTACGATGGCGCCGAGGTGAATGGTTACGCCGCGCAGAGCAGCGGGGCCTTCACGCATCCTTCGTCGGGCAACTACCAGATCGGCGGATCGAGCCAGTACACAGGTAGCTGGTTCACCGGCAAAATTGCGGCAGTGTGGGCGTGGAGCACATCGCTGTCCTCGACCGAGGTGCAGACCGCGGCGCAGAACGCCGTGAGCTACGTCCAGAGCAAGGGCGCCGCGCCCGCATACCGGCCGATCATCCACGATGCCCCGCTGGTGATCGGCGGCATCGACTCGCGCACGGCGGGACTCGGAGTCTCTGCGCCGTGGATCTCGAACCTGTCGCTCGCCGACCCGACCTACACGACGCTGGACCTCGGCTTTTCCGGAACGACGGTCTTCGACCATCTCGCGATGTTCGATCTGATGTACGCGCCGAGGATCAACGGACGGTCAGGCCCGACGATTGACGTGTTCTGGGGCGGCGTGAACGACTTCTCCACGACGATGACGGCGCGCCAGGTCGCAAACTCGCTCAAAGGGATGGTGCAGAAGGCAAAGGCAGCCGGCGCGCGAGTCATCGTTGCGACGGAGATCAGCTCTCACTCCACCGGCAACGGCGACACCATGAAGAACGCGCTCAACACCATCGTCCGGAGCGAGGCGCTCACGCTTTGGGGGGCAGACAACGTCGCCGACCTGGCAACGGTGCCTCAGCTCGGAGCCGATGGCGCTTCGAACAACGCCACCTACTTCAGCTCGCAGCTGCATCCGACGGACGCGGGCGAGGTCTTCGTGACTAGTGTGATGAGCGATGCCGTCAACGAGCTTATCGGCTCAACCGAGACCAGCCGGCACGCGACGGCGGCCTCGTCCTACCAGGAGCTCGCAGGCGACCGCTTCCTCGATCTGACGGGAACGTCAGCACAGAGCGTGAGCCTGCCGGACTGCATCGGCTACTCGCTGCCGCGGCAGATCGTGAACCTGGGCACGGCTGCGGGCACGGTTGCGGCAATCAACTCCGAGACGCTGACCGGCAGCAGCACGCTGGCCATCGGGTCGAGGGCGATCTTCGTGCCGGTACCCGGCGCGTTGAGCACAGGCGGCTGCCACTGGGAGCGAACACAGTAG
- a CDS encoding helix-turn-helix domain-containing protein has product MNFQDLHELLRLELQRRIERGLLTGSRLASQAGFQQAHISNFLNRKRALSLEGLDRVLTSQNLTIEQILPIVLEAGASQREAEPVEAVPVVSASTAMDDARIAGAVVIETVPVIGARLRENRAKPAPRRTQWERFVAVRVDAQQAAAMAPVLAVGALAVIDRHYNSLAPYRASQPNIYAVRSGSMLMLRYVDFDERHLILRPFLREFPVQLIGLREGESPADYVVGRVCMVVAEV; this is encoded by the coding sequence ATGAATTTCCAAGACTTGCATGAACTGCTTCGCCTCGAACTGCAGCGACGCATCGAGCGCGGTCTCCTGACCGGCAGCCGCCTGGCCAGCCAGGCGGGATTTCAGCAGGCGCACATCTCGAACTTTCTGAACCGCAAACGCGCCCTCTCGCTGGAGGGGCTGGACCGCGTGCTGACGTCGCAGAACCTGACGATCGAGCAGATTCTGCCGATCGTACTGGAGGCTGGGGCGTCGCAGCGGGAGGCGGAGCCGGTTGAGGCGGTTCCGGTGGTCTCAGCCTCGACGGCGATGGACGATGCGCGGATTGCAGGTGCAGTAGTGATCGAGACGGTTCCGGTGATAGGGGCGCGGCTTAGGGAGAACAGAGCGAAGCCGGCTCCGCGGCGGACGCAGTGGGAGAGGTTTGTGGCGGTGAGGGTGGATGCGCAGCAGGCGGCGGCGATGGCTCCGGTGCTGGCAGTGGGGGCGCTGGCGGTGATCGATCGCCACTACAACTCACTGGCGCCTTACCGGGCGAGCCAGCCGAATATCTACGCGGTCCGGTCAGGGTCGATGCTGATGCTGCGGTATGTGGACTTCGACGAGCGGCATCTGATCCTCCGGCCGTTTCTGCGGGAGTTTCCGGTGCAGTTGATCGGGCTCAGGGAGGGGGAGTCGCCGGCGGACTATGTGGTGGGTCGGGTTTGCATGGTGGTGGCGGAGGTTTAG
- a CDS encoding alpha/beta hydrolase family protein: MLGKLYAKWMYSWETALTTRDTNRIVRPLEWGFDWLDGSAPPDGAASSANGSANGSANSPAKVTAFDRAEFERMVALNQKIVQNAEEFFAYETPQDFRLETRHPELFPTNVRPETLKQDAELKRLAKNGELEKAEFLRFTSPVTTRYPENDVVNARWYPAPAEKQKGKPKQAIVILPQWNADAFSHNALCTLFNRFGISALRLSKPYHDIRRPQELERSDYAVSSNVGRTIEACRQAAIDIRCCLDWLAEQGYEQFGVLGTSLGSCYAFIAAAFDPRIKVCAFNHASTWFGDVIWTGQSTRHIREAFEQAGMTQEQMREIFTSISPMSYMERFATNPRRVLVVHATYDLTFVRKFSLDVLKNFDRCGVDYVSKVLPCGHYTTGETPYKYLDGWYLGSFVYQAFKRLAEQNATAK; the protein is encoded by the coding sequence ATGCTCGGAAAGCTTTACGCGAAGTGGATGTACTCCTGGGAGACTGCGCTTACCACTCGCGACACCAATCGTATCGTCAGGCCGCTGGAGTGGGGTTTTGACTGGCTCGACGGCTCGGCTCCGCCGGACGGCGCTGCTTCCTCTGCCAATGGTTCGGCCAATGGTTCGGCAAATAGCCCGGCCAAGGTGACGGCCTTCGATCGCGCCGAGTTCGAGCGCATGGTCGCGCTCAATCAGAAGATTGTTCAGAACGCGGAGGAGTTCTTCGCCTACGAGACGCCGCAGGATTTTCGTCTGGAGACGCGGCATCCCGAGCTGTTTCCGACCAATGTGCGGCCCGAGACTCTGAAGCAGGACGCAGAGCTGAAGCGGTTGGCGAAGAACGGGGAGCTTGAGAAGGCTGAGTTTCTGCGCTTCACCTCGCCGGTCACGACACGCTATCCCGAGAATGATGTGGTGAATGCGCGGTGGTATCCCGCGCCAGCGGAAAAACAGAAGGGCAAGCCGAAGCAGGCGATTGTGATTCTGCCGCAGTGGAATGCGGACGCCTTCAGCCACAACGCGCTGTGCACGCTCTTCAACCGGTTCGGAATCTCGGCGCTGCGGCTCTCGAAGCCCTACCACGACATTCGCAGACCGCAGGAGTTGGAGCGCTCGGACTACGCGGTGAGCTCGAATGTGGGAAGGACGATCGAGGCGTGCCGGCAGGCAGCGATCGACATACGCTGCTGCCTGGACTGGCTTGCCGAGCAGGGCTATGAGCAGTTTGGCGTGCTGGGGACGAGCCTCGGCAGTTGCTATGCGTTTATAGCGGCGGCGTTCGATCCGCGGATCAAGGTCTGTGCGTTCAACCACGCCTCGACTTGGTTTGGCGACGTGATCTGGACGGGACAGAGCACGCGGCATATCCGCGAGGCCTTTGAGCAGGCGGGGATGACGCAGGAGCAGATGCGGGAGATCTTCACCAGCATCAGCCCGATGTCATATATGGAGCGATTTGCGACGAATCCGCGGCGCGTGCTGGTAGTGCATGCGACGTACGACCTGACGTTCGTCCGCAAGTTCTCGCTGGATGTGCTGAAGAACTTCGATCGCTGCGGCGTGGACTATGTCTCGAAGGTGCTGCCATGCGGGCACTACACGACAGGCGAGACTCCATACAAGTATCTGGATGGGTGGTACCTGGGGTCGTTTGTGTATCAGGCGTTCAAGCGGCTGGCGGAGCAGAATGCCACAGCGAAATAG
- a CDS encoding LysR substrate-binding domain-containing protein: MPRLEDMVRGEQFDPSRSREIFRLAMSDHASMIVLPSLLASVRKAATHIKLEVSAAGAETYEDVAAGRINTFLCAEEAPPSLESEMLFTLDFVCLVGAALPVRARRLTLKRYLEFQHVLVEIREGQQALVDRALSQVGAKRHVAFTLPFFVPAIFAIAQTDLILTVPRKLAKIIAGMAGVRVVEAPPEIKSFPYFMAWHPRLTNEPAHKWFREQLRLAVRTF, from the coding sequence ATGCCCCGGCTTGAGGATATGGTGCGGGGAGAACAATTCGATCCAAGCCGAAGCCGGGAAATATTTCGCTTGGCCATGAGCGACCATGCCTCGATGATTGTGCTGCCGTCGCTCTTGGCGAGCGTGAGGAAGGCAGCGACTCACATCAAGTTGGAAGTGTCTGCGGCTGGGGCTGAGACTTATGAGGATGTCGCGGCCGGAAGAATTAATACGTTTCTTTGTGCAGAAGAAGCGCCGCCTTCTTTGGAGTCCGAAATGCTTTTTACCCTAGATTTTGTTTGTCTCGTTGGCGCGGCTCTGCCGGTTCGTGCCCGTCGTCTTACGCTGAAACGATATCTGGAATTTCAGCACGTCCTGGTCGAGATAAGGGAGGGGCAACAGGCTTTAGTGGATCGCGCTCTGTCGCAGGTTGGCGCAAAACGGCACGTCGCGTTCACTCTGCCATTCTTTGTGCCTGCGATTTTTGCCATCGCACAGACTGACTTGATTCTCACCGTGCCGCGCAAATTGGCAAAAATCATTGCGGGAATGGCTGGTGTGCGCGTCGTGGAAGCGCCTCCTGAGATCAAGTCCTTTCCGTATTTCATGGCATGGCATCCGAGACTCACCAATGAACCCGCTCACAAATGGTTTCGTGAACAACTGAGATTGGCTGTTCGCACTTTCTGA